From the Triticum urartu cultivar G1812 unplaced genomic scaffold, Tu2.1 TuUngrouped_contig_4407, whole genome shotgun sequence genome, one window contains:
- the LOC125527779 gene encoding uncharacterized protein LOC125527779, which produces TRPAYSFLRATDNNLVLFDISNPQKKVKEIVLFDISNSSRSCCREPPADLFVYKAGGPRPLVQGLPPFAEYSRRPFLTDDLTTGILQLAEDHYIVADLNVYPKRKGMRAELCVFNSETGRWKIIPKLDPGNGGQFPELWSTDNVLAFDGCFLCWVDYFSGVLLCDFSENIDSPSLCSVPFPGGKEYRGKVRVERYFPERFQSVFISQGKICFVHIDNDFHDRVPGRCRRCLELRDRKRQGQQQQTPKKITSWTLKSEFEWKLHREINLDSLWAQAGYRDLHIDQRLPEFPTISLDDPDVLCCLLTEEEFYGNGWMIMVDMNHARLRSCEFVGVDAHANKFPNATELSTVFSKYLERPTASQKGKKKRKRNASR; this is translated from the coding sequence acACCCGGCCCGCCTATTCCTTCCTGCGGGCAACCGACAACAACCTCGTCCTCTTCGACATCTCCAACCCGCAGAAAAAAGTCAAGGAAATCGTCCTCTTCGACATCTCCAACTCGAGCCGGAGTTGCTGCCGGGAGCCCCCGGCAGATCTGTTCGTCTACAAGGCCGGCGGTCCTCGCCCCTTGGTGCAGGGTCTCCCTCCCTTCGCCGAGTACAGTAGAAGGCCGTTCCTGACGGATGACCTCACCACAGGCATCCTGCAGCTCGCGGAGGACCACTACATTGTTGCCGACCTCAATGTCTACCCCAAAAGAAAGGGCATGCGTGCCGAACTCTGCGTCTTCAACTCCGAGACTGGAAGGTGGAAAATCATCCCCAAATTGGACCCGGGCAATGGCGGCCAGTTCCCCGAACTCTGGTCAACCGACAATGTGCTCGCTTTCGACGGCTGTTTCCTGTGCTGGGTCGACTACTTCAGCGGTGTCCTGCTATGTGACTTCTCCGAAAACATAGACTCCCCGTCGCTCTGCTCCGTGCCTTTCCCTGGAGGAAAAGAGTACCGTGGTAAGGTACGGGTTGAAAGGTACTTCCCGGAGAGATTCCAAAGTGTGTTCATCAGCCAAGGCAAGATCTGCTTTGTCCACATTGACAATGACTTCCATGACAGAGTCCCTGGTCGCTGCCGCCGATGCCTTGAGCTTCGTGATAGAAAAAGGCAAGGGCAGCAGCAGCAGACTCCGAAGAAAATCACCAGTTGGACTTTGAAATCCGAGTTTGAGTGGAAGCTACATCGTGAGATCAACCTGGACTCTCTCTGGGCGCAAGCTGGTTACAGGGATCTGCACATAGATCAGCGTCTTCCTGAGTTCCCAACCATCAGCTTGGATGACCCCGATGTTCTGTGTTGTCTGTTAACGGAGGAGGAATTTTATGGTAATGGGTGGATGATCATGGTAGACATGAACCATGCACGTCTACGGTCATGTGAGTTTGTGGGTGTGGATGCTCACGCTAACAAGTTTCCTAATGCCACCGAACTTTCAACTGTCTTCTCCAAATACCTTGAAAGGCCAACTGCATCGCAAaagggaaaaaagaaaagaaaaagaaatgcCAGCAGATAA